In the genome of Actinomadura graeca, one region contains:
- a CDS encoding FAS1-like dehydratase domain-containing protein produces MTELTTAYERLRAMIGTSGPPTRGRVDRRDFVRFALAADDPDPIPEDVAPPIFVSSVQEWGTGRPMSALRADGTGSERTGWLPLDGFRLMGGGQDLDLHEPVFDGTELTISCTLEDVSLKQGRSGPFLVLFLVTTYRKPDGTTVVTCRETPIVRAA; encoded by the coding sequence GTGACCGAACTCACCACGGCCTATGAGCGGCTGCGCGCGATGATCGGGACGTCCGGGCCGCCCACCCGCGGACGCGTGGACCGGCGCGACTTCGTGCGGTTCGCGCTCGCCGCCGACGACCCGGACCCGATCCCCGAGGACGTCGCGCCGCCGATCTTCGTGTCGTCCGTCCAGGAGTGGGGGACCGGCAGGCCGATGTCGGCGCTGCGCGCGGACGGCACCGGCAGCGAGCGGACGGGATGGCTGCCGCTCGACGGGTTCCGCCTGATGGGCGGCGGCCAGGATCTCGACCTGCACGAGCCGGTCTTCGACGGCACCGAGCTGACGATCTCCTGCACGCTGGAGGATGTCTCGCTCAAACAGGGCCGTTCCGGTCCCTTCCTGGTGCTGTTCCTCGTCACGACCTACCGCAAGCCGGACGGCACCACCGTGGTCACCTGCCGTGAGACCCCGATCGTCAGGGCCGCGTGA
- a CDS encoding AMP-binding protein — MLDMLGHRTLTDLLEERVRRYPDKPWLICEDDAGEVTRYTYAGFAEETRAVAGGLRDLGIEAGDRVALALGNSPEFVIAYFAVIRLGAVVVPCNIRDHPAEIAYVIERSGARLLIGTDAMLERLEDVLPGTDRLVRVGRWSWDGLRVAKPWDGRAEAGEEEPVQILFTSGTTSRPKGVLITHANCIFAGEMVVRSYLLDDTDRLLTALPLYHLNAQALSMLAALTAGGTLIVLEGYHASVFWERIREYDATQTSLVGMLVRTLLARPPAVSDRRHRLRRVAFALNVTDEERAAFEERFAVELINGYGLSEAVAGVSVCPVNGPKRWPSIGLPAMERRVRLVRDDGREAGPGEVGEILVHGVPGRTLMLGYHLDPEATAAVMGDGWLRTGDYATADAAGYLYFFDRKKDVIKRAGESISASEVEAVLVGHPLIARAAVVGVPDPMRDEAVLAVLVPEPGTALSKAELLAYCRQRLAAYKVPTIVEFRAALPLTSVGKIDKRLLRADVRKRRPS; from the coding sequence ATGCTGGACATGCTCGGACACCGGACCCTGACCGACCTGCTTGAGGAGCGGGTGCGGCGGTACCCGGACAAGCCATGGCTGATCTGCGAGGACGACGCCGGCGAGGTCACCCGCTACACCTACGCGGGGTTCGCGGAGGAGACCCGCGCCGTGGCCGGGGGGCTCCGCGACCTCGGGATCGAAGCGGGCGACCGGGTCGCGCTGGCGCTCGGCAACTCGCCGGAGTTCGTCATCGCGTACTTCGCGGTGATCAGGCTCGGGGCCGTCGTGGTCCCCTGCAACATCCGCGACCACCCCGCGGAGATCGCGTACGTGATCGAGAGGTCGGGTGCCCGGCTGCTGATCGGCACCGACGCCATGCTCGAACGCCTGGAGGACGTCCTGCCCGGCACGGACCGGCTCGTCCGCGTCGGCCGCTGGTCCTGGGACGGGCTCCGCGTGGCCAAGCCCTGGGACGGACGGGCGGAGGCCGGCGAGGAGGAGCCCGTGCAGATCCTCTTCACCTCCGGCACCACGTCCCGCCCGAAGGGCGTGCTGATCACCCACGCGAACTGCATCTTCGCCGGGGAGATGGTGGTCCGCTCGTACCTGCTGGACGACACCGACCGCCTGCTCACCGCGCTGCCGCTCTACCACCTCAACGCGCAGGCCCTGTCGATGCTGGCGGCGCTGACCGCCGGCGGGACGCTGATCGTGCTGGAGGGCTATCACGCCTCGGTGTTCTGGGAGCGGATCCGCGAGTACGACGCGACCCAGACGAGCCTCGTGGGCATGCTCGTGCGGACCCTGCTCGCCCGGCCGCCCGCCGTGAGCGACCGGCGGCACCGGCTGCGCCGGGTCGCGTTCGCGCTGAACGTCACCGACGAGGAGCGCGCGGCGTTCGAGGAGCGCTTCGCGGTCGAGCTGATCAACGGCTACGGGCTCTCCGAGGCCGTGGCGGGGGTGTCGGTGTGCCCGGTCAACGGGCCCAAGCGGTGGCCGTCCATCGGGCTCCCCGCCATGGAGCGCCGCGTCCGGCTGGTCCGCGACGACGGACGTGAGGCGGGCCCCGGCGAAGTCGGGGAGATCCTGGTGCACGGCGTCCCCGGCCGCACGCTGATGCTCGGCTACCACCTCGATCCCGAGGCCACCGCGGCGGTGATGGGCGACGGATGGCTGCGCACCGGCGACTACGCCACCGCCGACGCCGCGGGCTACCTCTACTTCTTCGACCGGAAGAAGGACGTCATCAAGCGGGCGGGGGAGAGCATCTCGGCCAGCGAGGTCGAGGCGGTCCTCGTGGGGCATCCGCTGATCGCGCGGGCCGCCGTCGTCGGCGTGCCCGATCCGATGCGCGACGAGGCGGTCCTGGCGGTGCTCGTGCCGGAGCCCGGCACCGCGCTCAGCAAGGCCGAGCTGCTCGCCTACTGCCGGCAGCGGCTCGCCGCGTACAAGGTGCCCACGATCGTCGAGTTCCGCGCCGCGCTGCCGCTGACCTCGGTCGGCAAGATCGACAAGCGGCTGCTGCGCGCCGATGTCAGGAAGAGGAGGCCATCGTGA
- a CDS encoding acyl-CoA dehydrogenase family protein: MDFTVPAELRELVDRTRRFRLEELAPLEAAFLESGTLDNASRRDLQASARKRGLWGVDVEPEFGGLGHGHLGLCLTIEELYRSPLRLEFGGSPEPCLFLADEDQRERFLRPVLDGAKQSCFAFSEPQAGSDFGHLETVIDDPGGDIVRVTGRKMFIGLADVADFVILFATTDPAAGAHGVTCLLVESGSPGYEIVRPMPTMGDDWLPFELAFHDCAVPKRNILGGWNAGFAVAAKQLTHGRLKIAAIALGIARRALDEAVAWAKERTTWGKPIATRQGVQWMLADSLVELEAARLLVHRAAWMADTGQPIQNEAFMAKLAATEMADRVTDRCLQVLGGRGYLLDSPVQSLYRQARLWRIGHGTSEIHRWMIARNMLGLGARDD, encoded by the coding sequence ATGGATTTCACAGTCCCGGCGGAGCTCCGCGAGCTCGTCGACCGCACGCGGCGGTTCCGGCTCGAGGAGCTGGCACCGCTGGAGGCGGCCTTCCTGGAGTCGGGCACGCTCGACAACGCGAGCCGGCGCGACCTCCAGGCGAGCGCCAGGAAGCGCGGCCTGTGGGGTGTGGACGTGGAGCCGGAGTTCGGCGGTCTCGGCCATGGCCACCTCGGGCTGTGCCTGACGATCGAGGAGCTGTACCGGTCCCCGCTGCGGCTGGAGTTCGGCGGCAGCCCGGAACCGTGCCTGTTCCTGGCCGACGAGGACCAGCGCGAGCGCTTCCTCCGCCCGGTCCTCGACGGCGCCAAGCAGAGCTGCTTCGCCTTCAGCGAGCCGCAGGCGGGGTCGGACTTCGGCCACCTGGAGACGGTGATCGACGATCCCGGCGGCGACATCGTCCGCGTCACCGGGCGCAAGATGTTCATCGGGCTCGCCGACGTCGCCGACTTCGTGATCCTGTTCGCGACCACCGATCCGGCGGCCGGCGCGCACGGGGTGACGTGCCTGCTGGTCGAGAGCGGGTCACCCGGGTACGAGATCGTCCGCCCGATGCCGACCATGGGCGACGACTGGCTGCCGTTCGAGCTGGCCTTCCACGACTGCGCGGTGCCGAAGAGGAACATCCTCGGCGGCTGGAACGCGGGCTTCGCGGTGGCCGCGAAACAGCTCACGCACGGGCGGCTCAAGATCGCCGCGATCGCGCTCGGGATCGCCCGGCGGGCGCTGGACGAGGCGGTCGCGTGGGCGAAGGAGCGCACCACCTGGGGCAAGCCGATCGCCACCCGGCAGGGCGTGCAGTGGATGCTCGCCGACTCGCTGGTCGAGCTGGAGGCGGCACGGCTGCTGGTCCACCGGGCCGCCTGGATGGCCGACACCGGGCAGCCGATCCAGAACGAGGCGTTCATGGCCAAGCTGGCCGCGACCGAGATGGCCGACCGGGTCACCGACCGGTGCCTGCAGGTCCTCGGCGGCCGCGGCTACCTGCTCGACTCGCCCGTCCAGAGCCTCTACCGGCAGGCCAGGCTGTGGCGGATCGGCCACGGCACCTCCGAGATCCACCGCTGGATGATCGCGCGCAACATGCTCGGTCTCGGCGCCCGGGACGACTGA
- a CDS encoding alpha/beta fold hydrolase, with product MSPTSDPAAHVPEPAFSGVRADLSVPGARLTYWDTRRPGPAVVLLHPHTGNGAVWAHQHARFAARGYRTISYSRRGHWPSETTPPPKADTADPGDTAGTLPSGADDLEALRAELGLERLHLVGAALGGAYAVDYALRFPSRVTTMTLASSLAGIRGAGALPPGWDDLPAEVQELGPVYRAADPAGTRRYAQLTALPRPAVPQPVTRAGTVAALAGLSVPTLVVAGGADPYQPPPKARELARNIARAELVVLPEAGHVGFWEFPGPFNDAVLDFLDRHRDHPNSRCNAAQRRPHSTEPST from the coding sequence ATGTCCCCGACCAGCGACCCGGCCGCGCACGTGCCCGAGCCGGCGTTCTCCGGTGTGCGCGCCGACCTCTCCGTGCCCGGCGCCAGGCTGACCTACTGGGACACGCGCCGGCCCGGCCCGGCGGTGGTGCTGCTCCACCCGCACACCGGGAACGGGGCGGTCTGGGCGCACCAGCACGCCAGGTTCGCCGCGCGCGGCTACCGGACGATCTCCTACTCCCGGCGCGGGCACTGGCCGTCCGAGACGACACCGCCCCCCAAAGCGGACACGGCGGACCCGGGCGACACGGCGGGGACCTTGCCGTCCGGCGCCGACGACCTGGAGGCGCTGCGCGCCGAACTCGGGCTGGAGCGCCTCCACCTCGTCGGCGCCGCGCTGGGAGGCGCCTACGCCGTGGACTACGCGCTGCGCTTCCCCTCCAGGGTCACGACGATGACGCTGGCGTCGAGCCTGGCCGGGATCCGCGGAGCGGGCGCGCTTCCGCCGGGCTGGGACGATCTGCCCGCCGAGGTCCAGGAGCTCGGCCCGGTCTACCGGGCGGCGGACCCGGCCGGGACGCGGCGCTACGCGCAGCTCACCGCGCTCCCCCGCCCGGCCGTCCCGCAGCCGGTCACCCGCGCGGGCACCGTCGCGGCGCTGGCCGGGCTGTCCGTGCCCACGCTGGTGGTCGCCGGAGGGGCCGATCCCTACCAGCCGCCGCCGAAGGCGCGGGAGCTCGCCCGGAACATCGCGCGGGCGGAGCTGGTCGTCCTGCCCGAGGCCGGGCACGTAGGCTTCTGGGAGTTCCCGGGACCGTTCAACGACGCCGTCCTGGACTTCCTCGACCGGCACCGGGATCACCCGAACTCGCGCTGCAACGCGGCCCAGCGCCGCCCGCACTCGACCGAACCCTCGACGTAG
- a CDS encoding dihydrodipicolinate synthase family protein, translated as MITATDLRGVVGIVPTPATPDAGRWDAEHTVNLPETERMVRAVIGDGITTLMTTGTFGECATLTAGELQEFVACVVASAGDAVPVFAGITTLNTRDTIHRGRALVGAGATGLFVGRPMWLAMDDTAIVRYYRDIAEALPGVPLVVYDNPPAFKGKISAEAYERLAAIPEVIAAKHTGGPALERDLVAVAGRLCVLPNAPDWYPVARDHPDLASACWSGAVACAPAAMAALETAVLGRDWGRAEEVSRRVAWAEEPMFAGGGLAEFVDYSIQLGHVRFQHAGLVDIGPSRPPYLEAPPRYVEGSVECGRRWAALQREFG; from the coding sequence ATGATCACCGCCACCGACCTGCGCGGCGTGGTCGGCATCGTGCCCACGCCGGCCACCCCGGACGCCGGGCGCTGGGACGCCGAGCACACGGTCAACCTGCCCGAGACCGAGCGGATGGTCCGCGCGGTGATCGGCGACGGCATCACGACGCTCATGACCACCGGCACCTTCGGCGAGTGCGCGACCCTCACGGCCGGGGAACTCCAGGAGTTCGTCGCGTGCGTCGTGGCGTCGGCCGGCGACGCGGTTCCCGTGTTCGCCGGGATCACCACGCTCAACACCCGCGACACGATCCATCGCGGCCGCGCGCTCGTCGGGGCCGGGGCCACGGGCCTCTTCGTGGGACGGCCGATGTGGCTCGCGATGGACGACACGGCGATCGTCCGCTACTACCGGGACATCGCCGAGGCGCTGCCCGGCGTCCCCCTGGTCGTCTACGACAACCCGCCCGCGTTCAAGGGCAAGATCTCGGCCGAGGCGTACGAGCGGCTCGCCGCCATCCCCGAGGTCATCGCCGCCAAGCACACCGGCGGGCCGGCGCTGGAACGCGACCTCGTGGCGGTCGCCGGGCGCCTGTGCGTGCTCCCCAACGCGCCGGACTGGTACCCGGTCGCGCGCGACCATCCGGACCTCGCGTCCGCCTGCTGGTCGGGGGCGGTGGCCTGCGCGCCGGCGGCGATGGCCGCGCTGGAGACGGCCGTCCTCGGCCGCGACTGGGGACGGGCCGAGGAGGTCTCGCGGCGCGTCGCCTGGGCGGAGGAACCGATGTTCGCGGGCGGCGGGCTGGCCGAGTTCGTCGACTACAGCATCCAGCTCGGGCACGTCCGCTTCCAGCACGCCGGGCTGGTCGACATCGGCCCCAGCAGGCCGCCCTACCTGGAGGCCCCGCCGCGCTACGTCGAGGGTTCGGTCGAGTGCGGGCGGCGCTGGGCCGCGTTGCAGCGCGAGTTCGGGTGA
- a CDS encoding alpha-ketoacid dehydrogenase subunit alpha/beta has product MKDDRATRLYRTMALIRGFETAAARLLRAGELSGNLHLSLGQEAVAAGVCDVLAPSDTITTTHRGHGHCLAKGGDPRRMFAELTGRVTGYCKGRAGSMHIADPGSGILGATAIVGGGLPIAVGAAWSAQVRGTDEVAVAFFGDGAVAEGAFHESLNLAALWRLPVVFVCENNQYAELLPTDMHLAAEPYRLAEPYGIPGVRVDGNDALAVRAAAEAAVGRARSGAGPTLLECVTYRTSGHYEGDPQRYRDRAEVEEWRRRDPLDRLRPALPDGLAAEIDALTETSLEAAAAAALGDPEATAVDLLDDVYGEHRGPVPAAPVPATGPGAGHRSGRTIKYREAVAEALGEEMERDPAVVVFGEDVARAGGTFLATRGLLDRFGGSRVRDTPISEGALIGAAVGAAMTGLRPVVEIMFADFLTLAADQLVNHAAKMRSVSGGEFSVPMVVRVIGAAGKAAGPQHGQSLEGWLAHVPGLKVVAPGSPADLKGLLKSAVRDPDPVIVLESLALWGLKGEVPGGDHLVPIGRAAVTRPGTDVSLVTWGAAHARATEAARLLDLDGIDAEVVDLRSLMPLDREAVLATLRRTGRLVVVHDAVAPYGPGAEIAALAAGPGFAWLKAPVRRVAPPFAHVPLPEPLQRAYYPGAEEIAAAARESLTAAPAGAGR; this is encoded by the coding sequence ATGAAGGACGATCGGGCGACCCGCCTCTACCGGACGATGGCCCTGATCCGGGGCTTCGAGACCGCCGCCGCCCGCCTGCTGCGCGCCGGCGAGCTCAGCGGGAACCTGCACCTGTCGCTCGGGCAGGAGGCCGTGGCGGCGGGGGTCTGCGACGTGCTCGCCCCGTCCGACACGATCACCACGACGCACCGCGGCCACGGGCACTGCCTGGCCAAGGGCGGGGACCCCCGGCGCATGTTCGCCGAGCTCACCGGCAGGGTCACCGGCTACTGCAAGGGCCGGGCGGGCTCCATGCACATCGCGGACCCGGGCAGCGGCATCCTCGGCGCCACCGCGATCGTCGGCGGCGGGCTGCCGATCGCCGTCGGCGCGGCGTGGTCGGCGCAGGTGCGCGGCACCGACGAGGTGGCGGTCGCCTTCTTCGGGGACGGCGCGGTGGCCGAGGGCGCGTTCCACGAGTCGCTGAACCTCGCCGCGCTGTGGCGGCTGCCCGTGGTCTTCGTCTGCGAGAACAACCAGTACGCGGAGCTGCTGCCGACGGACATGCATCTGGCCGCCGAGCCGTACCGGCTGGCAGAGCCGTACGGCATCCCCGGCGTGCGCGTCGACGGCAACGACGCGCTCGCGGTGCGCGCCGCCGCCGAGGCGGCCGTGGGACGTGCGAGGAGCGGCGCGGGGCCGACCCTCCTGGAATGCGTCACCTACCGGACGAGCGGGCACTACGAGGGCGACCCGCAGCGGTACCGCGACCGTGCCGAGGTCGAGGAGTGGAGGCGCCGCGACCCCCTCGACCGGCTGCGCCCGGCGCTGCCGGACGGTCTCGCCGCGGAGATCGACGCGCTGACGGAGACGTCGCTGGAGGCCGCGGCCGCCGCCGCGCTCGGCGACCCCGAGGCGACCGCCGTCGACCTGCTGGACGACGTCTACGGCGAGCACCGGGGCCCGGTCCCCGCCGCCCCGGTCCCCGCCACCGGCCCCGGCGCCGGGCACCGGTCCGGCCGCACGATCAAGTACCGCGAGGCGGTCGCCGAGGCGCTCGGCGAGGAGATGGAACGCGATCCCGCCGTCGTGGTCTTCGGCGAGGACGTCGCGCGCGCCGGCGGCACCTTCCTCGCCACGAGGGGCCTCCTCGACCGCTTCGGCGGGTCCCGGGTCCGGGACACCCCGATCAGCGAGGGCGCGCTGATCGGGGCGGCCGTCGGCGCCGCCATGACGGGCCTGCGCCCGGTCGTGGAGATCATGTTCGCGGACTTCCTGACCCTCGCCGCGGACCAGCTCGTCAACCACGCCGCCAAGATGCGCTCGGTCTCCGGAGGGGAGTTCTCCGTCCCGATGGTGGTGCGGGTGATCGGCGCGGCCGGCAAGGCGGCGGGGCCCCAGCACGGCCAGAGCCTGGAGGGCTGGCTCGCGCACGTGCCCGGCCTGAAGGTCGTCGCGCCGGGCAGCCCCGCGGACTTGAAGGGCCTGCTGAAGTCGGCGGTCCGCGACCCCGATCCGGTGATCGTGCTGGAGAGCCTCGCGCTGTGGGGCCTGAAGGGGGAGGTCCCCGGCGGCGATCACCTGGTGCCCATCGGACGCGCCGCGGTGACCCGTCCGGGCACCGACGTCTCGCTCGTGACCTGGGGCGCCGCCCACGCCCGCGCCACCGAGGCCGCGCGGCTGCTCGACCTCGACGGCATCGACGCCGAGGTCGTCGACCTGCGGAGCCTGATGCCGCTGGACCGCGAGGCCGTCCTCGCCACGCTGCGCCGCACCGGGCGGCTGGTGGTCGTGCACGACGCCGTCGCCCCGTACGGCCCGGGGGCGGAGATCGCGGCCCTGGCCGCCGGGCCGGGGTTCGCCTGGCTCAAGGCGCCCGTACGCCGCGTCGCCCCGCCGTTCGCGCACGTCCCCCTGCCCGAGCCGCTGCAGCGGGCCTACTACCCGGGGGCCGAGGAGATCGCCGCGGCGGCGCGCGAGTCGCTGACGGCGGCGCCTGCGGGGGCCGGCCGATGA
- a CDS encoding lipoyl domain-containing protein, with protein MESALVPLVVPLLGTAMDEVAVSRWLVTVGDAVRRGDPVVEIEAAKATSELEAPVDGVVTAIHVAEDAEVEVGQLLAEFQERS; from the coding sequence ATGGAGTCCGCACTCGTGCCCCTGGTGGTGCCCCTGCTCGGGACCGCCATGGACGAGGTCGCCGTGTCCCGGTGGCTCGTCACGGTCGGTGACGCCGTACGGCGCGGCGACCCCGTGGTCGAGATCGAGGCCGCGAAGGCCACCAGCGAGCTGGAGGCGCCGGTCGACGGCGTCGTGACGGCGATCCACGTCGCGGAGGACGCCGAGGTCGAGGTCGGCCAGCTCCTCGCCGAGTTCCAGGAGCGGTCATGA
- a CDS encoding MFS transporter gives MSTTPQPPLEQVPETGTRRAALTTGTLVGATLAGLVGQLALAVPGVLNGLFQADLGPSSSQLTWISAAFLVPVTLLELTFGVLGDLFGRKRLLMIGAAVTAFGEFVSVLTPGAGTSTGGRVAVLWVGQALAGIGAAMLFPTALAMVAAGTFTARERARGLAVWGVAVPLGGTVSVLLGGAVSKLEFNGSETASWRWTLLIVLGVALVSLAVTALCTTDSSAPEGRSLDVPGQVTIAIALFALLFAVVQSPSDGWGDPLILGALAVAAVFFVLFVVAETRSTAPLLQLRLFRDRNFAIVSIITVVAMFAQLGTGYAVSIRMAVIQGHSPLDVAIGMLPLTAGAVAMLPFNAWMLRRYPAKWLLVLGTSLLAVGAFWAAAIPAAHTSTGSVALPMLASGFGFGISVTAATAVAVNSVPPHLAGMASGTTSMLRDFGFTLGPTVLGAIALSRAESAIRDKVAASPALQSALAAFNASADKAPPGDRAAVQGAIEGVNSGPLGAVSVPATVPGPDGSPIPFNPLKGVAFDSLDHAYSLAFVICGVCALVSTLLGAVFLPRTKPDPR, from the coding sequence ATGAGCACCACCCCGCAACCTCCGCTCGAACAGGTGCCGGAAACCGGGACCCGGCGCGCCGCGCTGACGACCGGGACGCTCGTCGGAGCGACCCTCGCCGGCCTGGTCGGGCAGCTCGCCCTCGCGGTGCCCGGCGTCCTCAACGGGCTGTTCCAGGCCGACCTCGGCCCGTCCTCCTCCCAGCTGACCTGGATCTCGGCGGCGTTCCTCGTGCCGGTGACCCTGCTGGAGCTCACCTTCGGCGTGCTGGGCGACCTGTTCGGACGCAAGCGGCTGCTGATGATCGGCGCGGCCGTCACGGCGTTCGGCGAGTTCGTCTCCGTCCTCACCCCGGGCGCGGGGACCTCCACCGGCGGGCGGGTCGCGGTCCTGTGGGTCGGGCAGGCGCTCGCGGGCATCGGCGCCGCGATGCTCTTCCCGACCGCGCTGGCCATGGTCGCCGCGGGCACCTTCACCGCCCGGGAGCGGGCCCGCGGCCTCGCCGTCTGGGGTGTCGCGGTGCCGCTCGGAGGCACCGTGTCGGTGCTGCTCGGCGGTGCCGTCAGCAAGCTGGAGTTCAACGGCAGCGAGACGGCGAGCTGGCGGTGGACGCTGCTGATCGTGCTGGGGGTGGCGCTGGTCAGCCTCGCGGTCACCGCCCTCTGCACCACCGACTCGTCGGCTCCGGAAGGGCGCTCGCTCGACGTGCCCGGCCAGGTGACGATCGCGATCGCCCTGTTCGCGCTGCTGTTCGCCGTGGTCCAGAGCCCGTCCGACGGATGGGGCGATCCGCTCATCCTCGGCGCGCTGGCCGTCGCCGCGGTGTTCTTCGTCCTGTTCGTCGTCGCCGAGACCCGGTCCACCGCGCCGCTGCTGCAGTTGCGGCTGTTCCGCGACCGCAACTTCGCGATCGTGTCGATCATCACGGTCGTCGCGATGTTCGCCCAGCTCGGCACCGGCTACGCCGTCAGCATCCGGATGGCGGTCATCCAGGGGCACTCGCCGCTGGACGTCGCGATCGGCATGCTGCCGCTGACCGCGGGGGCGGTGGCCATGCTCCCGTTCAACGCGTGGATGCTGCGCCGCTACCCGGCCAAGTGGCTGCTCGTCCTCGGCACATCCCTGCTGGCCGTGGGCGCGTTCTGGGCGGCGGCGATCCCTGCCGCGCACACCTCTACCGGCAGCGTGGCCCTGCCGATGCTGGCGAGCGGCTTCGGCTTCGGGATCTCGGTGACGGCGGCCACGGCGGTGGCGGTCAACTCCGTCCCGCCGCACCTCGCGGGCATGGCCAGCGGGACGACCAGCATGCTGCGCGACTTCGGGTTCACGCTCGGGCCGACCGTGCTCGGCGCGATCGCGCTCTCCCGCGCCGAGTCCGCCATCCGTGACAAGGTCGCCGCGAGCCCGGCCCTCCAGAGCGCGCTCGCCGCGTTCAACGCCTCCGCCGACAAGGCGCCGCCCGGGGACCGCGCCGCGGTCCAAGGCGCCATCGAGGGCGTGAACTCCGGGCCGCTGGGCGCGGTCTCGGTGCCCGCGACGGTGCCGGGCCCGGACGGGTCCCCGATCCCGTTCAACCCGCTGAAGGGCGTGGCGTTCGACTCGCTCGACCACGCCTACTCGCTGGCCTTCGTCATCTGCGGAGTCTGCGCACTGGTCTCGACGCTGCTGGGCGCGGTGTTCCTTCCCCGGACCAAGCCGGACCCGCGTTAA
- a CDS encoding DUF4286 family protein, with the protein MDSEGSAARHWSPFLSMVGMSTVPGATPEDIARFHGFYDEVHVKEVLAANPGFGAPSRYELDHEPDPVTPRWLALYPIEEERHVDGYLERQRDPGLNARTYSAGPEVWSTATFVWRAVWRRVTAGDPPAGPVTGLLVAGVDPPSGATDAELAEFTDFYDTGHIPDILRHGGYRSYARYEKVADLPSAFRDHPRFCSVYTTDVPRDEADPESALAKAGRAGLLSRGPEVWQRRTTRWRLWFTPLTGAG; encoded by the coding sequence ATGGATTCCGAAGGGTCGGCGGCGCGGCACTGGAGCCCGTTCCTGAGCATGGTCGGCATGTCCACGGTGCCGGGGGCGACGCCGGAGGACATCGCACGGTTCCACGGCTTCTACGACGAGGTGCACGTCAAGGAGGTGCTGGCGGCCAACCCCGGATTCGGGGCGCCGTCGCGCTACGAGCTCGACCATGAGCCCGACCCCGTGACGCCCCGCTGGCTCGCGCTCTACCCGATCGAGGAGGAGCGGCACGTCGACGGCTATCTGGAGAGGCAGCGCGATCCCGGTCTGAACGCCCGCACGTACTCCGCCGGTCCCGAGGTCTGGAGCACCGCGACGTTCGTCTGGCGCGCGGTGTGGCGCAGGGTCACCGCCGGGGACCCGCCGGCCGGGCCGGTCACCGGCCTGCTGGTCGCCGGGGTGGACCCGCCGTCCGGCGCCACCGACGCCGAGCTGGCCGAGTTCACCGACTTCTACGACACGGGCCACATCCCCGACATCCTCCGGCACGGCGGCTACCGCAGCTATGCCCGGTACGAGAAGGTCGCCGACCTGCCCAGCGCCTTCCGCGACCACCCGCGCTTCTGCTCGGTGTACACCACCGACGTCCCGCGCGACGAGGCCGACCCCGAGTCCGCGCTCGCGAAGGCCGGGCGGGCGGGGCTGCTGTCCCGCGGCCCCGAGGTGTGGCAGCGCCGCACCACCCGGTGGCGGCTGTGGTTCACCCCCCTCACCGGCGCCGGCTGA
- a CDS encoding YbaB/EbfC family nucleoid-associated protein, whose protein sequence is MDEQISRAYLRLADLRAEADGGGPPAGTAAVRAVATSEDERIRVTAVNRRIEGIDMDARLLRLEAADLAARLVTAVNAALEQARPLPPEGDDVPPVDVESIRQGLDDVFSEGMIGIQRVTNSLGEAVAQINRRATMHGSFEPPDLEALFERTRAVMASARKERADEQAEASAAGGRVQVAAAWDGRIVRLVLDPALGLVGVTDGVRAAANEALAEAESRARRAARPSAEFTDGARAVQESGVALLRDYAAALQNLMNSAQPK, encoded by the coding sequence ATGGACGAACAGATCAGTCGCGCGTACCTGAGGTTGGCGGATCTGCGGGCCGAGGCCGATGGCGGTGGGCCGCCGGCCGGGACCGCGGCCGTCAGGGCGGTCGCGACTTCCGAGGACGAGCGCATCCGGGTGACCGCGGTGAACCGCCGGATCGAGGGCATCGACATGGACGCCCGGCTGCTGCGCCTCGAAGCGGCCGATCTGGCCGCCCGCCTCGTCACAGCGGTGAACGCCGCGTTGGAACAGGCGCGGCCATTGCCGCCCGAAGGCGACGACGTCCCGCCCGTGGATGTGGAATCGATCCGGCAGGGCCTCGACGACGTCTTCAGCGAGGGCATGATCGGAATTCAGAGAGTGACGAATTCCCTCGGAGAGGCCGTCGCCCAGATCAATCGGCGTGCCACGATGCACGGTTCTTTCGAGCCGCCGGACCTGGAGGCGTTGTTCGAGCGGACGCGGGCCGTGATGGCCTCGGCCCGCAAGGAGCGGGCGGACGAGCAGGCCGAGGCGTCCGCCGCGGGCGGCCGCGTCCAGGTCGCCGCGGCCTGGGACGGACGGATCGTGCGGCTCGTCCTCGACCCCGCCCTCGGGCTCGTCGGCGTCACCGACGGCGTGCGCGCGGCCGCCAACGAGGCGCTCGCCGAGGCCGAGAGCCGGGCCCGCCGGGCCGCGCGTCCCTCGGCCGAGTTCACCGACGGGGCCCGTGCCGTCCAGGAGAGCGGGGTCGCGCTGCTCCGGGACTACGCGGCGGCCCTGCAGAACCTGATGAACAGCGCGCAGCCCAAGTAA